The sequence CCGAAGTCGTTGCGGAGATCGCGCGCCACGCGCCCGACCTCGGCGTCGTCGTCGCGTTCGGGCAGTTCCTGCCGAAGCAGGTCCGCGAGCTGCCGCAGCTCGGGTACCTGATCAACGGCCACGCGAGCCTCTTGCCGCGCCACCGCGGCGCAGCGCCGATCCAGCACGCGATCCTCGCGGGCGATGCGGAGACCGGCGTCTCGGTGATGCGCGTCGAGCGCGAGATGGACGCGGGCGCCGTCGCGCTCGTGAAGCGCACGCCGATTGGCGAGCACGAGACCGCGGGCGAGCTATTCGACCGGCTCGCGGCCCTCACGGCGGACGCGCTCGCGGAGGCGCTCGACCGGATTGCGGCGAATCGCGCGACGTGGACCGAGCAGGATCACGCCCGCGCGACGCTCGCGCCGAAGATCGAGCCCGCCGACGCGGAGCTCGACTTCACGCACGCTGCCGCCGCGCTCGCGCGCCGCGTGCGCGCGATGTCGCCGCGGCCCGGAGCGCGCGCACATCTCGGCGCCGAAGTGCTGCGCGTGCTCGCCGCGCACGCGGAAGCCGGCGACGCGA comes from Deltaproteobacteria bacterium and encodes:
- a CDS encoding methionyl-tRNA formyltransferase, which encodes MAAQPRALRVAFFGTPDFAAPSFERILAGPHRVAVAVTQPDRPRGRGRKIEPGPVAARALAAGVPLLQPERVGAPEVVAEIARHAPDLGVVVAFGQFLPKQVRELPQLGYLINGHASLLPRHRGAAPIQHAILAGDAETGVSVMRVEREMDAGAVALVKRTPIGEHETAGELFDRLAALTADALAEALDRIAANRATWTEQDHARATLAPKIEPADAELDFTHAAAALARRVRAMSPRPGARAHLGAEVLRVLAAHAEAGDASLSPGTLQRAGDGVRVATASGWLALDRLQRAGGKPLATAEWLRGFAIAGGARFTTPPPAARGEAAE